A genomic window from Cutibacterium acnes includes:
- a CDS encoding dihydroorotate dehydrogenase electron transfer subunit — protein sequence MTKTTGFRRGPQMMRLADRHEIATGIYSVRLIPHEPVPHVVPGTFLDLLLGGGHVLRRPLSIADADDEGYTLVFRVVGKGTDTLSVKPIGAEVDVLGPLGHGFDVDAVQPEGRALLIGGGVGIPPLYLLGRRLVERGVEVQFRLGFRDRNDIFWAERFGQLGEVLVSTDDGSVGTKGTVAQIAETDEARRFVPDLVQACGPLPMLRWVKSALAPTVRTQLSLEERMACGVGACYACVVGDARNPDHQFRVCFDGPVLAAEEVLL from the coding sequence ATGACAAAGACGACTGGGTTTCGTCGTGGCCCACAGATGATGCGACTTGCCGACCGTCACGAGATTGCCACCGGAATATATTCGGTGCGACTCATCCCTCATGAACCTGTGCCACACGTTGTACCAGGGACTTTTCTTGATCTGTTGCTCGGTGGTGGACACGTGCTGCGCCGGCCATTGTCTATTGCGGACGCCGATGACGAGGGATACACCCTTGTCTTTCGGGTGGTAGGGAAGGGAACCGACACGCTCTCGGTAAAGCCGATCGGGGCAGAGGTAGACGTCTTGGGTCCGCTCGGTCATGGGTTCGACGTTGACGCGGTTCAGCCCGAGGGGCGGGCCCTGCTTATTGGTGGAGGAGTTGGGATCCCGCCGCTGTACTTGTTGGGACGGCGACTTGTTGAACGTGGCGTCGAGGTGCAGTTCCGGCTGGGATTCCGCGATCGAAACGATATCTTTTGGGCTGAGCGCTTCGGCCAGCTCGGTGAGGTTCTCGTCTCCACTGACGACGGGTCGGTCGGGACGAAGGGGACTGTCGCTCAGATTGCCGAGACTGACGAGGCTCGTCGTTTTGTCCCCGATCTCGTGCAGGCCTGCGGGCCTCTCCCCATGCTGAGATGGGTGAAGTCTGCACTAGCGCCGACCGTGCGTACCCAGCTATCTCTGGAGGAGAGAATGGCTTGCGGTGTAGGCGCGTGCTACGCCTGCGTCGTCGGTGATGCCCGAAACCCCGATCACCAGTTTCGGGTGTGCTTCGACGGTCCCGTGCTCGCGGCCGAGGAGGTTCTGCTATGA
- a CDS encoding dihydroorotate dehydrogenase translates to MTRLTVSLPGLNLKNPIMPASGCFGFGAEYAEYYDLSVLGSIMVKATTLEPRRGNPVIRVAETPGGMLNAIGLQNPGLDVVMAEKLPWLAEHFPDLPIIANVAGYTTEDYVRVCEVISTAPNVAAVEINISCPNVKRGGITFGTNVTAAHDLTQAVVAAASVPVYVKLSPNVTDITEIARATADAGADGLTLINTLTGMRINLARRTPVIANATGGLSGPAVLPIAVRMIDAVTRVVDIPVIGMGGVMTSADALELMMAGASAVGVGTANFTDPLACPKIINGLEPLMDDLSIASLEDLRTQVRQSR, encoded by the coding sequence ATGACTAGATTGACCGTGTCCCTTCCGGGCCTGAACCTTAAGAACCCGATCATGCCCGCCAGCGGGTGTTTTGGTTTTGGCGCCGAGTATGCGGAGTACTACGACCTGTCGGTGCTTGGGTCGATCATGGTCAAGGCGACCACCCTCGAGCCTCGCCGTGGCAATCCGGTTATTCGGGTGGCCGAAACCCCAGGAGGCATGCTCAACGCCATCGGCCTGCAAAATCCTGGCCTCGACGTCGTCATGGCCGAGAAGCTGCCGTGGTTGGCTGAGCACTTTCCGGACCTGCCCATCATCGCAAACGTCGCCGGTTACACCACCGAGGACTACGTCAGGGTCTGCGAGGTCATCTCGACGGCCCCCAATGTGGCCGCTGTGGAGATTAACATCTCTTGTCCCAACGTCAAGCGCGGTGGAATTACTTTCGGCACTAATGTGACCGCAGCCCATGACCTGACGCAGGCCGTCGTCGCAGCCGCTAGTGTGCCTGTCTACGTCAAGTTGTCGCCCAATGTCACCGACATTACCGAGATCGCGCGTGCGACCGCCGATGCCGGTGCCGACGGTCTAACCCTCATCAACACTCTCACCGGGATGAGGATCAACCTGGCACGGCGTACGCCTGTTATTGCTAACGCCACCGGTGGTCTGTCTGGACCAGCCGTTCTGCCTATCGCGGTGAGGATGATTGACGCCGTTACCCGGGTCGTCGACATCCCCGTCATCGGTATGGGCGGCGTGATGACAAGTGCTGACGCCCTCGAACTCATGATGGCTGGGGCTTCGGCAGTTGGCGTCGGGACCGCTAATTTCACCGATCCGTTGGCCTGCCCCAAGATCATTAACGGTCTTGAGCCTCTCATGGACGACTTAAGCATTGCCAGCCTTGAGGACCTTCGGACTCAGGTTAGGCAGTCTCGTTGA
- the pyrE gene encoding orotate phosphoribosyltransferase, whose translation MTVTNNEIAREFAERLLAIEAVSLSPDAPFTWASGLHSPIYCDNRVTLSDPQTRDLIADGLASLVRTNFHQVDVVAGTATAGIAHAALAADRLGAPMAYVRSAPKDHGRGNQIEGRIPAHSKVIMVEDLISTGGSVLKAAQAVEREGSTVVGVLALFSYELEKGHRAFEKAGVPLYTLSNYPILIEVAAESGRITSEQQATLATWSSDPQAWSDAH comes from the coding sequence ATGACCGTGACCAATAACGAGATCGCCCGCGAGTTTGCTGAGCGCCTGCTAGCCATCGAGGCCGTGTCGCTGTCTCCGGATGCCCCGTTCACTTGGGCATCCGGGCTACACTCGCCCATCTACTGCGACAATCGGGTGACCCTCTCGGATCCGCAGACTCGTGATCTCATTGCTGATGGGCTGGCTTCACTTGTTCGCACCAATTTCCATCAGGTCGACGTCGTGGCCGGCACTGCTACTGCCGGCATTGCCCATGCTGCTCTTGCCGCCGATCGGCTTGGCGCACCCATGGCCTATGTGCGCTCTGCTCCAAAGGACCATGGGCGGGGCAACCAGATTGAAGGGCGTATTCCAGCTCATTCGAAGGTCATCATGGTCGAGGACCTCATCTCCACAGGTGGCTCGGTGCTCAAAGCCGCCCAGGCGGTAGAGCGTGAGGGATCGACGGTAGTCGGCGTCCTCGCTCTCTTCTCCTACGAGCTGGAGAAGGGACACCGCGCCTTTGAGAAGGCGGGAGTGCCGCTGTATACCCTGTCGAATTATCCGATCCTGATCGAGGTGGCTGCTGAGTCTGGGCGGATCACATCTGAGCAGCAGGCGACGTTGGCGACGTGGTCGTCGGATCCACAAGCCTGGTCGGACGCGCACTGA
- the carB gene encoding carbamoyl-phosphate synthase large subunit, producing the protein MPRRTDLHRILVIGSGPILIGQAAEFDYAGTQACLALKEEGYEVILVNSNPATIMTDRDVADKVYIEPITLEFVSSILRRERPDAIVPTLGGQTGLNMATELAKSGILDELGIELLGTKPSAIEKAEDRDLFKQLMDELGQPVPASEVVHTVDEAVKVGNTIGYPLIVRPAYTLGGTGGGMCCDEAELVRIVGKGLELSPVTECLIEQSIAGFKEIEYEMMRDGADNTMVVCTMENFDPVGVHTGDSIVFAPTQTLTDVEHEMLRDASIEIVRTLGIEGGCNVQLALDPNSFQYYVIEVNPRVSRSSALASKATGYPIAKIAAKIAVGLTLDEIRNPVTGTTWSMFEPMLDYVVAKIPRWPFDKFARADRRLGTQMKATGEVMALGRTIEESLLKAVRSLEIGVDHLALREVADLPDDILEERLLHARDDRLFCLTEAIRRGRTVQELHEQTRIDVFFLDKVAHILEIEERLRACPDDSEALWIAKRNGFSDPAIARIWGETPDDVRVRRVDNGIVPVYKMVDTCAGEFESSTPYFYSTYEMENESKKSQRPSVLVLGSGPIRIGQGIEFDYATVHSVKAIQAAGYEAIIMNSNPETVSTDFSISDKLYFEPLTFEDVMNVVDLEQPDGVIVQFGGQTAINLAGPLSAAGVPILGTQVADLDRAEDREGFESLLAELGIPQAPGGTARSSEEAFAVAEELGYPVLVRPSYVIGGRAMAIVTSAEELKRYMRDAVHASPDKPVLVDRYLNGLECEVDAICDGTDVLIPGIMEHIERAGVHSGDSMAVYPPQRMSQHVADRIIEVTTKLARGLKTKGILNIQFVVANDPATGEETVYVIEANPRASRTVPFLSKVTGVSMAEVATRIILGETLADLGLRPGLLPFSKRIHVKSPVFSFSKLDLVDSHLGPEMKSTGEVMGSDDTVEKALYKVFEAANLHVPEYGKILITVSDDAKPEALQLARRFDRIGFQLVGTMGTARFFDEGGLRIDVAEKIGSGEAGSTESVLDLISRNGCDAVINVMGNGQDTIIDGKQIRREAIARGIPLFTSLDTAAAICRVMESRVFSTESI; encoded by the coding sequence ATGCCCCGCCGTACCGACCTGCACCGCATTCTCGTCATCGGGTCCGGGCCGATCCTCATCGGTCAGGCTGCCGAGTTCGACTACGCCGGTACTCAGGCCTGTTTGGCACTCAAGGAGGAGGGGTACGAGGTCATCCTCGTCAACTCCAATCCCGCTACGATCATGACTGACCGTGACGTCGCCGACAAGGTCTACATCGAGCCGATCACCCTCGAGTTCGTCTCTTCAATTTTGCGTCGGGAGCGCCCCGACGCCATCGTCCCCACCCTTGGGGGCCAAACTGGCCTCAATATGGCCACTGAGCTGGCTAAATCCGGTATACTTGACGAACTTGGTATCGAGTTGCTCGGCACCAAGCCCTCGGCCATCGAGAAAGCCGAAGATCGTGATCTTTTCAAGCAGCTCATGGATGAGCTGGGTCAGCCGGTTCCGGCCTCCGAGGTCGTTCACACCGTTGATGAGGCGGTCAAGGTTGGGAACACCATTGGGTACCCGCTCATCGTCCGTCCCGCATACACCCTCGGTGGCACTGGCGGTGGTATGTGCTGCGATGAGGCCGAACTCGTACGTATCGTCGGGAAGGGGCTAGAGCTGTCCCCGGTCACCGAGTGCCTGATCGAGCAGTCGATCGCTGGGTTCAAGGAGATTGAGTACGAGATGATGCGCGATGGCGCTGACAACACCATGGTGGTCTGCACCATGGAGAACTTTGACCCTGTCGGGGTTCACACCGGCGACTCCATCGTTTTTGCTCCTACCCAAACCCTCACCGACGTCGAACACGAGATGCTGCGCGATGCCTCGATTGAGATCGTTCGGACGCTTGGGATCGAGGGCGGCTGCAACGTCCAGCTCGCTCTCGATCCGAATTCCTTCCAGTATTACGTCATCGAGGTCAACCCACGAGTTTCGCGCTCCTCAGCCCTGGCCTCAAAGGCCACTGGCTACCCGATCGCCAAGATCGCCGCCAAGATCGCCGTCGGATTGACCCTTGACGAGATCCGTAACCCCGTCACCGGGACGACGTGGTCGATGTTCGAGCCCATGCTTGACTACGTCGTCGCCAAGATCCCACGCTGGCCCTTCGACAAGTTCGCTCGGGCTGATCGTCGTCTAGGCACCCAGATGAAGGCGACTGGTGAGGTCATGGCCTTGGGACGCACCATCGAGGAGTCCCTGCTCAAGGCGGTGCGTTCTCTGGAGATCGGCGTCGACCACTTAGCTCTGCGTGAGGTCGCTGATCTACCTGACGACATCCTTGAGGAGCGGTTGCTGCATGCTCGCGACGACCGTCTGTTTTGCCTGACTGAGGCGATCCGACGCGGACGCACGGTGCAAGAGCTGCACGAACAGACCAGGATCGACGTGTTCTTCCTCGACAAGGTTGCCCACATCCTCGAAATTGAGGAAAGGCTACGAGCCTGCCCCGATGACTCTGAGGCGCTATGGATTGCCAAGCGCAATGGCTTCTCCGACCCGGCCATCGCACGAATCTGGGGCGAGACCCCTGATGACGTGCGGGTTCGTCGGGTCGACAACGGGATTGTGCCAGTGTACAAGATGGTCGATACCTGTGCCGGAGAGTTCGAATCCTCAACCCCATACTTCTACTCGACCTACGAAATGGAGAACGAGTCGAAAAAGTCGCAGCGCCCTAGCGTTCTCGTCTTGGGTTCCGGGCCGATCCGCATTGGCCAGGGGATCGAGTTCGACTACGCTACCGTTCACTCCGTCAAGGCCATCCAGGCTGCCGGGTACGAGGCCATCATCATGAACTCGAATCCGGAAACGGTGTCTACCGATTTCTCCATCTCCGACAAGCTGTATTTCGAGCCGTTGACCTTTGAGGACGTCATGAACGTCGTCGACCTCGAGCAGCCCGACGGTGTCATCGTCCAGTTCGGTGGTCAGACGGCGATTAACTTGGCCGGACCGCTCTCGGCGGCCGGAGTGCCGATCTTGGGAACCCAGGTGGCCGATCTTGACCGTGCTGAGGACCGGGAAGGATTCGAGTCTCTGCTCGCCGAATTGGGTATTCCGCAAGCCCCAGGTGGCACAGCACGGTCTTCCGAGGAGGCATTTGCAGTCGCTGAGGAGCTCGGTTACCCGGTACTGGTGCGCCCCTCATACGTCATCGGTGGGCGTGCTATGGCCATCGTCACGAGTGCTGAGGAACTTAAGCGGTACATGCGCGATGCTGTGCATGCCAGCCCTGACAAGCCGGTGTTGGTGGATCGCTACCTCAATGGTCTGGAGTGTGAGGTCGACGCGATCTGTGACGGCACTGACGTCCTGATCCCCGGCATCATGGAGCACATCGAGCGCGCAGGTGTGCACTCCGGTGACTCGATGGCCGTCTACCCGCCGCAGCGGATGAGCCAGCATGTTGCCGACCGGATTATTGAGGTGACGACGAAGCTGGCTCGAGGCCTTAAGACCAAGGGGATCCTCAACATCCAGTTTGTCGTTGCCAATGATCCGGCGACCGGTGAGGAGACGGTCTACGTCATTGAGGCTAACCCGAGAGCCTCGCGTACCGTGCCCTTCCTATCGAAGGTAACTGGGGTGTCGATGGCTGAGGTAGCCACCCGAATCATCCTCGGCGAGACCCTCGCTGACCTGGGATTGCGTCCTGGCCTATTGCCGTTCTCGAAGCGCATCCACGTCAAGTCCCCGGTATTCAGTTTCTCGAAACTCGATCTCGTTGACTCCCACCTTGGCCCGGAGATGAAGTCGACCGGTGAGGTCATGGGATCCGACGACACCGTCGAAAAGGCGCTGTACAAGGTGTTCGAGGCAGCGAACCTACATGTTCCCGAATATGGCAAGATCCTCATCACAGTGAGCGATGACGCCAAGCCAGAGGCACTTCAGCTGGCTCGTCGCTTCGATCGGATTGGGTTCCAGCTCGTGGGAACGATGGGTACTGCTCGCTTCTTTGACGAGGGCGGTTTGCGCATCGATGTTGCTGAGAAGATTGGGTCAGGGGAGGCTGGATCGACGGAATCCGTCCTCGACCTCATTAGCCGCAACGGCTGCGACGCCGTCATCAATGTCATGGGCAACGGCCAGGACACCATCATCGACGGTAAACAGATTCGCCGCGAAGCCATCGCTCGTGGCATCCCACTTTTCACCTCGCTGGATACCGCTGCGGCGATTTGCCGGGTCATGGAATCGCGGGTCTTCTCGACGGAGTCGATCTGA
- the pyrF gene encoding orotidine-5'-phosphate decarboxylase: MDITRPIIALDLPSAEAALDFVGRFDGENLFVKVGMELFYAAGPSVVTSLKEAGHDVFCDLKLHDIPNTVKGAASSLSRLGADLLTVHAAGGRSMMEASLEGLGDAAETTRVIAITQLTSTSPEALKTEQLVDVPLVESVRNYAKLAQAAGLAGVVCSAHEAADIASVTGPNFLRVTPGIRPTGSAVGDQSRVATPGNAASMGSSAIVVGRPITKADDPVAAYHAIRDDWNAGRKA, translated from the coding sequence ATGGACATCACCCGCCCGATTATCGCTCTCGATCTTCCTAGCGCCGAGGCAGCTCTTGACTTCGTAGGTCGATTCGACGGGGAGAATCTTTTCGTCAAAGTCGGCATGGAGTTGTTTTACGCAGCGGGGCCTAGTGTGGTGACCAGCCTCAAGGAGGCCGGGCACGACGTCTTCTGTGACCTCAAGCTTCACGACATTCCCAATACCGTCAAGGGTGCCGCTTCTAGCCTCTCCAGGCTGGGCGCGGACCTACTCACCGTCCATGCAGCCGGTGGTAGGAGCATGATGGAGGCTTCGCTTGAGGGTCTGGGAGATGCCGCCGAGACCACTCGTGTCATCGCCATTACTCAACTCACCTCGACCTCCCCGGAGGCGTTGAAAACTGAGCAGCTAGTGGATGTGCCGCTTGTCGAGTCGGTGCGCAACTACGCCAAGCTCGCCCAGGCTGCTGGACTGGCCGGAGTCGTCTGTTCGGCTCACGAGGCCGCCGATATCGCCTCGGTAACCGGTCCAAACTTCCTGCGCGTCACGCCGGGAATTCGTCCGACAGGGTCCGCAGTAGGGGATCAGTCCAGGGTCGCCACTCCGGGCAACGCCGCCTCGATGGGGTCTTCGGCGATCGTGGTCGGGCGGCCCATTACCAAAGCTGACGACCCGGTAGCCGCTTATCACGCTATTCGCGATGACTGGAATGCCGGGCGTAAGGCCTGA